The following coding sequences are from one Bradyrhizobium sp. 200 window:
- the hpnE gene encoding hydroxysqualene dehydroxylase HpnE, translated as MQKNAHIIGAGISGLSAAVRLANANYRVHVHEATQQTGGRCRSYFDAATNLTIDNGNHLLLSGNSHARAYARSIGTEAGLVGPKLAQFPFVDITTGQRWQLDLGDGKLPLWVFDEARRVPDTKLLDYLALAPLVWAGTGKLVGDTIPCKGTLYQRLVQPLLLAALNVDPPEGSAGLAGAIVRETLLAGGQACRPLIARDGLSAVLVEPAIKLLQDKGASVQLGHELREFAMTRNAVGELKFGSDAIALGPDDAVVLAVPPRPAAALLPGLKTPSKFRAIVNAHFRFDPPRDAVPILGVVGGLVEWLFAFPQRLSVTISNGDRLVDMPREELALAIWRDVCKAAGLPGEPELPPWQIVRERRATFEATPEQNALRPGAVTSFKNLFLAGDWTDTGLPATIEGSVRSGDRAADLVLARR; from the coding sequence ATGCAGAAAAACGCTCATATCATCGGCGCCGGCATTTCCGGCCTCTCGGCCGCCGTGCGGCTCGCCAACGCCAATTATCGCGTGCATGTCCACGAGGCCACGCAGCAGACCGGCGGCCGCTGCCGGTCCTATTTCGATGCGGCCACCAATCTCACCATCGACAACGGCAATCATCTCTTGCTGTCGGGCAACAGCCATGCGCGGGCCTACGCCAGATCGATCGGCACCGAAGCGGGGCTGGTCGGGCCGAAGCTTGCCCAGTTTCCCTTCGTCGACATCACGACCGGCCAGCGCTGGCAGCTCGACCTCGGCGACGGCAAATTGCCGCTATGGGTGTTCGACGAGGCGCGCCGCGTCCCCGATACCAAGCTGCTCGACTATCTCGCATTGGCGCCGCTGGTCTGGGCAGGCACCGGCAAACTGGTCGGCGATACGATCCCCTGCAAAGGCACGCTGTACCAGCGGCTGGTGCAGCCGCTGCTGCTGGCCGCGCTCAATGTCGATCCGCCCGAGGGCTCGGCGGGGCTTGCCGGCGCGATCGTGCGGGAAACGCTGCTGGCGGGCGGGCAGGCCTGCCGGCCGCTGATCGCGCGCGATGGCCTGAGCGCGGTTCTGGTCGAGCCGGCGATCAAGCTGTTGCAGGACAAGGGCGCCTCGGTCCAGCTCGGTCATGAGCTGCGCGAATTCGCGATGACGCGTAACGCCGTCGGCGAACTGAAATTCGGCAGCGACGCGATTGCGCTCGGCCCCGACGACGCCGTGGTGCTCGCGGTGCCGCCGCGCCCTGCGGCGGCGCTGCTGCCGGGCCTGAAGACGCCGTCGAAATTCCGCGCCATCGTCAATGCGCATTTCCGCTTCGATCCGCCCCGCGACGCAGTGCCCATCCTCGGCGTGGTCGGTGGCCTCGTGGAATGGCTGTTCGCATTCCCGCAGCGGCTGTCGGTCACCATCAGCAATGGCGACCGGCTCGTCGATATGCCGCGCGAAGAACTCGCGCTGGCGATCTGGCGGGACGTCTGCAAGGCCGCCGGCCTGCCGGGCGAACCTGAATTGCCGCCGTGGCAGATCGTGCGCGAGCGCCGCGCGACGTTCGAGGCCACGCCGGAGCAGAACGCGCTGCGGCCGGGGGCGGTAACATCGTTCAAAAACCTGTTTCTCGCCGGCGACTGGACTGATACGGGATTGCCGGCAACCATCGAGGGATCGGTGCGGTCGGGCGACCGTGCCGCCGATCTGGTCCTGGCGAGGCGCTAA
- a CDS encoding B12-binding domain-containing radical SAM protein: MRTEGIETVRRILCVFPRYTSSFGTFEHAYPLTDGVQAFMPPQGLLLIAAYLPENWPVRFIDENIRPATKEDFEWAEAVFVSGMHIQRQQMNDICRRAHAFDLAVAIGGPSVSACPDYYPSFDYLHVGELGDATNELIARLARDPSRPEQQVVLTTNDRLPMTEFPIPAYELAEVKKYLLGSIQYSSGCPYQCEFCDIPGLYGRNPRLKTPEQIVAELDRLRECGMTDTIYFVDDNFIGNRKATLELLPHLIEWQKRTGYVVRLACEATLNIAKRPEILEKMREARFVTVFCGIETPDPDALKAMHKDHNMMVPILEGIQTINSYGMEVVSGIIMGLDTDKPGTADALLNFVDESRIPLLTINLLQALPKTPLWDRLEREGRLNDDDSRDSNVEFLLPYDQVVSSWKRCMEIAYQPEKLFARYQYQCDYTYANRIKVPVAPEMKSWPNIRRALIMLRNIFWQIGVLGDYRREFWKFAIGRLRRGDLEGLIGSTMIAHHLIKFARAASTGQQNASNYSIRLREASVPAE; the protein is encoded by the coding sequence ATGAGAACTGAAGGCATCGAAACGGTACGGCGTATCCTGTGCGTCTTCCCGCGCTATACGTCTTCTTTCGGTACGTTCGAGCACGCCTATCCCCTGACCGATGGCGTGCAGGCGTTCATGCCACCGCAGGGCCTGTTGCTGATCGCGGCCTATCTTCCGGAGAACTGGCCGGTCCGCTTTATCGACGAGAACATTCGCCCCGCCACCAAAGAAGACTTCGAATGGGCCGAGGCGGTGTTCGTCAGCGGCATGCACATCCAGCGCCAACAGATGAACGACATCTGCCGCCGCGCTCATGCCTTCGATCTCGCGGTTGCCATCGGCGGGCCGTCGGTCAGCGCGTGCCCGGATTACTATCCTTCCTTCGACTATCTCCATGTCGGCGAACTCGGCGACGCCACCAATGAATTGATCGCGCGGCTGGCGCGCGATCCTTCCCGTCCCGAACAGCAGGTGGTGCTGACGACCAACGATCGCCTGCCGATGACCGAGTTTCCGATTCCGGCTTACGAGCTGGCGGAAGTGAAAAAATATCTGCTCGGCAGTATCCAGTATTCGAGCGGTTGCCCTTATCAGTGTGAATTCTGCGACATCCCCGGCCTCTATGGCCGCAACCCGCGCCTGAAGACGCCCGAGCAGATCGTTGCCGAACTGGACAGGCTGCGCGAATGCGGCATGACCGACACGATCTATTTCGTCGACGACAATTTCATCGGCAACCGCAAGGCCACGCTGGAATTGCTGCCGCACCTGATCGAATGGCAGAAGAGGACGGGCTATGTCGTGCGGCTCGCCTGCGAGGCGACGCTGAACATCGCCAAGCGCCCCGAGATCCTCGAGAAGATGCGCGAGGCGAGGTTCGTCACCGTATTCTGCGGCATCGAGACGCCGGATCCCGATGCGCTGAAGGCGATGCACAAGGACCACAATATGATGGTCCCGATCCTCGAGGGCATCCAGACCATCAATTCCTACGGCATGGAGGTCGTCTCCGGCATCATCATGGGGCTCGACACCGACAAGCCCGGCACCGCAGATGCGCTGCTCAACTTCGTCGATGAATCGCGGATTCCGCTGCTGACGATCAACCTGCTGCAGGCACTGCCGAAGACGCCGCTCTGGGATCGACTGGAGCGCGAGGGGCGGCTTAATGACGACGACAGCCGCGATTCCAATGTCGAATTCCTGCTGCCCTACGATCAGGTCGTAAGTTCCTGGAAGCGATGCATGGAGATCGCCTACCAGCCCGAGAAGCTGTTCGCGCGCTACCAGTATCAATGCGACTACACCTACGCCAACCGGATCAAGGTGCCGGTCGCGCCTGAAATGAAGAGCTGGCCCAACATCAGGCGCGCGCTGATCATGCTGCGCAATATCTTCTGGCAGATCGGCGTGCTCGGCGATTACAGGCGCGAGTTCTGGAAGTTCGCGATCGGCCGGCTCAGGCGCGGCGATCTCGAAGGGCTGATTGGCTCGACCATGATCGCGCATCACCTGATCAAGTTCGCGCGTGCGGCATCCACAGGCCAGCAGAACGCGTCGAATTATTCGATCCGGCTGCGCGAGGCCTCGGTCCCCGCCGAGTAG
- the hpnD gene encoding presqualene diphosphate synthase HpnD, which produces MTLQTAAANADYGTAASGSSFYAAMRILPRSQREAMFQIYSFCRQVDDIADSDGPRPERLAALQQWRDDIDALYHGDPPPRLLDYAASVKTFGLKREDFLAVVDGMEMDVPQDIRAPDLATLDLYCDRVASAVGRLSVRVFGMPEEDGILLAHHLGRALQLTNILRDIDEDAGLGRLYLPRESLLLAGITSDNPQKVTADRALPKVCLPLAEWAKKHFEKSDEIMKRNSRRVVRAPRIMSKYYRAILDLLLARGFAAPREPVRVHKWAKIAILLRYAII; this is translated from the coding sequence ATGACGTTGCAGACGGCGGCGGCCAACGCAGATTACGGTACCGCCGCGTCCGGCAGTTCGTTCTATGCCGCGATGCGCATTCTGCCGCGTAGCCAGCGCGAGGCGATGTTCCAGATCTACAGCTTCTGCCGGCAGGTCGACGACATCGCCGATTCCGACGGGCCGCGGCCCGAGCGGCTGGCCGCGCTACAGCAATGGCGCGACGACATCGATGCGCTATATCACGGTGATCCGCCGCCGCGCCTGCTGGATTACGCCGCCTCGGTGAAAACCTTCGGCCTCAAGCGCGAGGATTTTCTCGCTGTAGTCGACGGTATGGAGATGGACGTGCCACAGGACATTCGTGCGCCGGATCTTGCCACGCTCGATCTCTATTGTGATCGCGTTGCCAGCGCCGTCGGGCGTCTGTCGGTCAGGGTGTTCGGCATGCCCGAGGAAGACGGCATCCTGCTCGCCCACCATCTCGGCCGCGCGTTGCAATTGACCAATATCCTGCGCGACATCGACGAAGACGCCGGCCTCGGCCGCCTCTATCTGCCGCGCGAAAGCCTGCTGCTCGCCGGCATCACCAGCGACAATCCGCAGAAGGTGACTGCCGATCGCGCACTTCCAAAAGTCTGCCTGCCGCTGGCCGAGTGGGCGAAAAAGCATTTCGAAAAGTCCGACGAGATCATGAAACGCAATTCGCGGCGCGTCGTGCGCGCGCCGCGGATCATGTCGAAATATTACCGCGCGATACTGGACCTGTTGCTGGCTCGGGGCTTTGCCGCCCCGCGCGAGCCGGTCCGCGTCCATAAATGGGCGAAGATTGCCATCCTTCTCCGTTACGCGATCATCTGA
- a CDS encoding MMPL family transporter: MLDKNSESRVHVEAIEEPPPGKSIAFGLERMGLIAVKAPILSMIILAALIVAAIFGIQRIKIDDSLSQLFRSDSKDYKQYEAVTKRFPATEFDVLVVVEGKTLLARENLEKIRDMVTDLQLVEGVRGLVSLFSARQAPEPGKLPAALFPPELPQGAAYDKFVETVKTNEIIRGKLLSEDGTLALIVLSLEPSVVSSNDLGKVVGEMRKIMADDLSGSGLNAQLSGVPVMQLEIRNAVKRDGLTYNILGILAGCIIAIIFFRKISFMVVAAFPPIIAILLALGGLGWAGFNLNMFLNVMTPLIMVISFSDSMQLTFAARDRLIAGQDKLTAFTNAVLVVGPACVLTHGTAGISFIALQFSDSELIRKFGEAGLAATIIALVAVLSLVPVFGVLFVRNEKIFAVKFQSADAGVQALRNFCYWIAVRMVGRPGLFSLLALLLVAGLGFIYATLEPRYRLADQVPDKRQAVAASSRLDAKLTGANPIDVLIEFPKGASLYAPDTLKTIAEVHAMVEKSAGVGNVWSLETLRRWLAEKAGSSDVETLKQYVSVIPEHLVRRFISADQDAVVVSGRVPDLDSSEILPVIDKLDKSLDKVRAEHPGFEIAVTGLSAIAARNSANMISKLNHGLTIEFLLVAVFIGLAFRSVVVMFSCILPGIFPVVASGTVLWLLGEGLQFASVVALTVSFGLGLSATIHFLNRLRLESKPGITPGLAVERATVLVGPALILTTVVLACGLVVTVFSDLPSLRLFGWLSAFSMIAALVADLFILRPTSMFLINLSEKIRGVSHAKPTE, from the coding sequence ATGCTCGACAAGAACTCCGAAAGTCGCGTCCACGTCGAAGCCATTGAGGAGCCGCCGCCGGGCAAGAGCATCGCCTTCGGGCTGGAGCGCATGGGCCTGATCGCGGTCAAGGCGCCGATCCTGTCCATGATCATTCTCGCCGCGCTGATCGTGGCCGCCATCTTTGGAATCCAGCGGATCAAGATCGACGACTCCTTGAGCCAGTTGTTCCGTTCCGATTCCAAGGACTACAAGCAATACGAGGCCGTGACCAAGCGCTTCCCGGCGACCGAATTCGACGTGCTGGTCGTGGTCGAGGGTAAGACGCTGCTGGCCCGCGAGAACCTCGAAAAGATCCGCGACATGGTCACCGACCTGCAACTGGTCGAGGGCGTGCGCGGGCTGGTCTCGCTGTTTTCGGCGCGCCAGGCGCCGGAGCCCGGCAAGCTGCCGGCCGCGCTGTTCCCGCCCGAACTGCCGCAAGGCGCGGCCTACGACAAGTTTGTCGAGACCGTCAAAACCAACGAGATCATTCGCGGCAAGCTGTTGTCCGAGGATGGCACGCTGGCCCTGATCGTGCTGTCGCTGGAGCCGAGTGTGGTTTCGAGCAACGATCTCGGCAAGGTGGTCGGGGAGATGCGGAAGATCATGGCCGACGATTTGTCGGGCAGCGGTCTCAACGCCCAGCTCTCCGGCGTCCCCGTGATGCAACTCGAGATCCGCAACGCAGTCAAGCGCGACGGGTTGACCTACAACATCCTCGGCATCCTGGCCGGCTGCATCATAGCGATCATCTTCTTCCGCAAGATATCGTTCATGGTGGTTGCGGCCTTCCCGCCGATCATCGCGATCCTGCTCGCGCTCGGCGGCCTCGGCTGGGCCGGTTTCAATCTCAATATGTTCCTGAACGTGATGACACCGCTCATCATGGTGATCAGCTTCTCGGATTCGATGCAGCTCACCTTCGCCGCGCGCGACCGTCTGATCGCGGGACAGGACAAATTGACCGCGTTCACCAACGCCGTGCTAGTGGTTGGCCCGGCTTGCGTGCTGACCCACGGCACCGCCGGGATCTCGTTCATTGCCCTGCAATTCTCCGATTCCGAATTGATCCGAAAGTTCGGCGAGGCCGGACTTGCCGCCACCATCATCGCGCTGGTTGCGGTGCTCTCGCTGGTCCCGGTGTTCGGCGTGCTGTTCGTCCGTAACGAGAAGATCTTCGCGGTAAAATTCCAGAGCGCGGACGCCGGCGTGCAGGCGCTGCGCAATTTCTGCTACTGGATCGCCGTGCGAATGGTCGGCCGCCCCGGGCTGTTCAGCCTGCTCGCGTTGCTGCTCGTCGCCGGCCTCGGCTTCATCTACGCCACGCTGGAGCCGCGCTATCGCCTCGCCGATCAGGTGCCGGACAAGCGACAGGCGGTGGCGGCGTCGAGCCGTCTTGACGCCAAGCTCACCGGCGCCAATCCGATCGACGTGCTGATCGAATTCCCCAAGGGCGCCTCGCTCTATGCGCCGGATACGTTGAAGACGATCGCCGAAGTTCACGCGATGGTCGAGAAATCGGCCGGCGTCGGCAACGTCTGGTCGCTCGAAACCCTGCGCCGCTGGCTCGCCGAGAAAGCCGGCAGCAGCGATGTCGAAACGCTGAAGCAATATGTCAGCGTTATCCCCGAGCATCTGGTCCGCCGCTTCATCTCTGCCGATCAGGATGCTGTGGTGGTGTCAGGTCGCGTTCCCGATCTCGATTCAAGCGAGATCCTTCCCGTGATCGACAAGCTCGACAAGTCGCTCGACAAGGTGCGGGCCGAGCATCCCGGCTTCGAAATCGCGGTCACCGGCCTGTCGGCGATCGCCGCGCGCAACAGCGCCAACATGATCTCGAAACTCAACCACGGTCTGACCATCGAATTCCTGCTGGTCGCGGTCTTCATCGGCCTCGCATTCCGCTCGGTCGTCGTGATGTTTTCCTGCATCCTGCCCGGCATTTTCCCGGTGGTGGCGTCGGGCACGGTGCTGTGGCTGTTGGGCGAGGGGCTGCAATTCGCCAGCGTGGTCGCGCTCACGGTGTCGTTCGGCCTGGGGCTAAGCGCCACGATCCACTTCCTCAATCGGCTGCGGCTGGAGAGCAAGCCGGGCATCACGCCTGGACTGGCGGTCGAGCGCGCCACCGTGCTGGTCGGTCCGGCGCTCATCCTGACCACGGTGGTGCTGGCCTGCGGCCTCGTCGTCACTGTGTTCTCCGACCTGCCGTCGCTGCGGCTGTTCGGCTGGCTCAGCGCGTTCTCGATGATCGCAGCCCTGGTCGCGGACCTCTTCATCCTGCGGCCGACCTCGATGTTCCTGATCAACTTGTCTGAAAAGATTCGCGGCGTCAGTCACGCCAAGCCCACGGAATAG
- the hpnC gene encoding squalene synthase HpnC, which produces MTSASDLRSGKTHRDENFPVASWIIHPRHRALILSFYNFVRTADDIADHATLGADEKLRYLDLLEAELLGNGDTQPEAVNLRRAFAERSMAPRHALDVLVAFRMDVTKLRYENWDDVIHYCRYSAMPVGRFMLDVHGESTSTWAASDALCAGLQINNHLQDCAKDYKNLNRVYLPRDALAASGATVEMLGGAKSQPALLQCLHALAVRTETLLNESRPLSAEVKDFRLGLEVAVIQAFADKIVGMLKVRDPLRERVHLSKSELLVQSIGAITGEMIRRAAGRHPLTRPAAGA; this is translated from the coding sequence ATGACCAGTGCGAGCGACCTGCGATCCGGAAAGACCCACCGCGACGAGAATTTTCCGGTCGCGTCGTGGATCATTCATCCGCGTCACCGGGCGCTGATCCTCTCATTCTATAACTTCGTCCGGACGGCCGACGACATCGCCGATCACGCGACGCTCGGCGCGGATGAGAAGCTGCGCTATCTCGACCTGCTCGAAGCCGAGTTGCTGGGCAACGGCGACACTCAGCCGGAGGCGGTCAATCTGCGCCGCGCTTTTGCCGAGCGCTCGATGGCGCCGCGCCACGCGCTCGACGTGCTGGTTGCGTTCCGGATGGACGTCACCAAGCTGCGCTACGAGAACTGGGACGATGTCATCCACTATTGCCGCTATTCGGCCATGCCGGTCGGTCGCTTCATGCTCGACGTCCATGGCGAGAGCACGTCGACCTGGGCCGCGTCGGATGCGCTGTGCGCGGGGTTGCAGATCAACAACCATTTGCAGGATTGCGCCAAGGACTACAAAAATCTCAACCGCGTCTATCTGCCGCGCGACGCGCTGGCCGCCAGCGGCGCCACCGTCGAGATGCTGGGCGGGGCGAAGTCGCAGCCGGCGCTGCTGCAATGCCTCCATGCGCTCGCGGTTCGGACCGAAACCCTGCTCAATGAAAGCAGGCCGCTCAGTGCCGAGGTGAAGGATTTCCGGCTCGGGCTCGAGGTTGCCGTGATCCAGGCCTTCGCCGACAAGATCGTGGGGATGCTGAAGGTGCGCGATCCCTTGCGCGAACGCGTGCACCTAAGCAAGTCCGAATTGCTCGTGCAGAGCATCGGCGCCATCACCGGCGAAATGATCAGGCGCGCCGCTGGACGCCATCCCCTGACAAGACCGGCGGCCGGCGCATGA
- the eutC gene encoding ethanolamine ammonia-lyase subunit EutC, with product MKTPAPSRALDALRELTPARVGLGRAGASMPTDALLAFTLDHARARDAVHTAFDAPHLVAKLAGLGLQVGEVSSQAQSRRDYLRRPDLGRMLDADSRRALEKQGGSASEIAIVIGDGLSPAAVNVHAVELVRHLAPRLTEAGISLGHVVVASGARVALGDEIGAVLGARMVVMLIGERPGLSAPDSLGAYITFAPRIGLTDEKRNCVSNIHGAGLSYDEAAFKIAWLVREGIARGITGVALKDESGTALIPHKPID from the coding sequence ATGAAAACGCCGGCACCGTCACGCGCGCTCGACGCCTTGCGGGAGCTGACGCCGGCGCGCGTCGGGCTTGGCCGTGCCGGTGCTAGCATGCCGACCGATGCACTGCTTGCCTTCACGCTCGACCACGCGCGTGCGCGCGATGCCGTTCACACCGCTTTCGATGCGCCGCATCTGGTTGCCAAATTGGCCGGCCTCGGCCTGCAGGTCGGCGAGGTCTCCAGCCAGGCGCAAAGCCGGCGCGACTATCTGCGTCGTCCCGATCTCGGACGCATGCTGGATGCGGATTCGCGGCGCGCGCTGGAAAAGCAAGGCGGCAGCGCGAGCGAGATCGCGATCGTGATCGGCGACGGGCTGTCGCCGGCCGCCGTCAATGTCCACGCGGTCGAACTGGTTCGCCATCTGGCTCCGCGTCTGACGGAGGCGGGAATCTCGTTGGGGCATGTCGTGGTCGCATCGGGCGCGCGGGTGGCGCTGGGCGACGAGATCGGCGCGGTGCTTGGCGCGCGGATGGTGGTGATGCTGATTGGCGAGCGGCCCGGCCTGTCGGCGCCCGACAGCCTCGGCGCCTATATCACCTTTGCGCCGCGCATCGGCCTCACCGATGAGAAGCGCAATTGCGTATCCAACATCCACGGTGCGGGGCTGAGCTACGACGAGGCGGCGTTCAAGATCGCGTGGCTGGTACGTGAAGGTATCGCGCGCGGGATCACCGGCGTGGCGCTGAAGGATGAAAGCGGAACTGCGCTCATCCCCCACAAGCCGATCGATTGA